One region of Intestinimonas massiliensis (ex Afouda et al. 2020) genomic DNA includes:
- the uvrB gene encoding excinuclease ABC subunit UvrB, producing MPDFHVVSPYQPAGDQPQAIEALAKGVELGLTEQTLLGVTGSGKTFTMAKVIEQVQRPTLVLAHNKTLAAQLCAEFKEFFPDNAVEYFVSYYDYYQPEAYIPHTDTFIEKDSAVNDEIDRLRLSATASLIERRDVIVVSSVSCIYGLGEPDDYAKMMVPLRVGDEFPRDELLRRLVEIRYERNDIAFERNMFRVRGDTVEIWPAYFKDTAIRVEYFGDEIDRLSEINVVTGTPIRRLEHLPIFPASHYITPKEKMDAAIQEIYRELEERVAFFEERNMLVEAQRIKQRTLYDIEMMQELGYCSGIENYSRPIAGRPVGSAPMTLMDYFPDDFLMFIDESHVTLPQVRAMYNGDRARKTTLVDYGFRLPCAFDNRPLKFDEFEQRVNQVVYVSATPGDYERERSGQIVEQVIRPTGLLDPRVEIRPVEGQIDDLIGEINDRVARKERVLVTTLTKRMAEDLTAYLKNAGIQVQYMHHDIDTIERQEIIRDLRLGTYDVLVGINLLREGLDLPEVSLVAILDADKEGFLRSETSLIQTIGRAARNADGLVVMYADAVTPSMRRAMDETERRRAKQDAFNQAHGIVPKTIIKSVRDVIELSAEEEETEQLMRRKTSLTKKERDAAIEKLEREMREASKRLEFEYAAVLRDRIIELRGR from the coding sequence ATGCCCGATTTTCACGTTGTCTCCCCTTATCAGCCCGCCGGCGACCAGCCGCAGGCCATTGAGGCCCTGGCCAAGGGCGTGGAGCTGGGGCTGACCGAGCAGACTCTGCTGGGGGTCACCGGCTCGGGCAAGACCTTCACCATGGCCAAGGTCATCGAGCAGGTCCAGCGGCCCACCCTGGTGCTGGCCCACAACAAGACCCTGGCCGCCCAGCTCTGCGCCGAGTTCAAGGAGTTCTTTCCCGATAACGCGGTGGAGTATTTCGTCTCCTACTACGACTACTACCAGCCCGAGGCCTATATCCCCCACACCGACACCTTCATTGAGAAGGACTCGGCGGTGAACGACGAGATCGACCGGCTGCGCCTCAGCGCCACCGCCTCCCTCATCGAGCGGCGGGACGTGATCGTGGTGTCGTCGGTGTCCTGCATCTACGGACTGGGCGAGCCCGACGACTACGCCAAGATGATGGTCCCCCTGCGGGTGGGGGACGAGTTTCCCCGGGATGAGCTGCTGCGCCGCCTGGTGGAGATCCGTTACGAGCGCAACGACATCGCCTTCGAGCGGAATATGTTCCGGGTCCGGGGAGACACGGTGGAGATCTGGCCGGCCTACTTCAAAGACACCGCCATCCGGGTGGAGTACTTTGGGGACGAGATCGACCGGCTCAGCGAAATCAACGTGGTCACCGGCACTCCCATCCGGCGTCTGGAGCATCTGCCCATCTTTCCCGCCAGCCACTACATCACCCCCAAGGAGAAAATGGACGCCGCCATCCAGGAGATCTACCGGGAGCTGGAGGAGCGGGTGGCCTTCTTCGAGGAGCGCAATATGCTGGTGGAGGCCCAGCGCATCAAGCAGCGCACCCTGTACGACATCGAGATGATGCAGGAGCTGGGCTATTGCTCCGGCATCGAGAACTACTCCCGGCCCATCGCCGGGCGGCCGGTGGGCTCCGCCCCCATGACGCTGATGGACTACTTCCCCGACGATTTTCTGATGTTCATCGACGAGAGCCACGTCACCCTGCCCCAGGTTCGGGCTATGTATAACGGCGACCGGGCCCGCAAGACCACTCTGGTGGACTACGGCTTCCGTCTACCCTGCGCGTTTGATAACCGTCCGTTGAAATTTGACGAATTTGAACAGCGAGTAAACCAGGTGGTCTACGTCTCCGCCACTCCCGGCGACTACGAGCGGGAGCGCTCCGGCCAGATCGTGGAGCAGGTCATCCGGCCCACCGGCCTGCTGGACCCTAGGGTGGAGATCCGCCCGGTGGAGGGCCAGATCGACGATCTGATCGGGGAGATCAACGACCGGGTGGCGCGGAAGGAGCGGGTGCTGGTCACCACCCTGACCAAGCGGATGGCCGAGGACCTGACCGCCTACCTGAAAAACGCGGGGATTCAGGTGCAGTACATGCACCACGACATCGACACCATCGAGCGGCAGGAGATCATCCGGGACCTGCGGCTGGGGACCTATGACGTGCTGGTGGGCATCAACCTGCTGCGGGAGGGTCTGGACCTGCCGGAGGTCAGCCTGGTGGCCATTCTGGACGCCGACAAGGAGGGCTTTCTCCGCTCGGAGACCTCCCTCATCCAGACCATCGGCCGGGCGGCCCGGAACGCCGACGGCCTGGTGGTCATGTACGCCGACGCCGTCACCCCCTCCATGCGCCGTGCCATGGACGAGACCGAGCGCCGCCGGGCCAAGCAGGACGCATTCAACCAGGCCCACGGCATCGTGCCCAAGACCATCATCAAGTCGGTCCGGGACGTCATCGAGCTGTCGGCGGAGGAAGAGGAGACCGAGCAGCTCATGCGCCGCAAGACCAGCTTGACCAAGAAGGAGCGGGACGCCGCCATTGAGAAGCTGGAAAGAGAGATGCGGGAGGCCAGCAAGCGGCTGGAGTTCGAGTACGCCGCCGTATTGCGCGACCGCATCATCGAGCTCAGAGGGAGGTAA
- the uvrA gene encoding excinuclease ABC subunit UvrA, with protein sequence MLDHISVKGARANNLKNIDVTIPRDKLVVLTGLSGSGKSSLAFDTIYAEGQRRYVESLSSYARMFLGQMEKPDVDYIDGLSPAISIDQKTTSKNPRSTVGTVTEIYDYLRLLWARVGTPHCPKCGKEIRQQTVDQIIDQVMALPPATRIQVMAPVIRGKKGEHLKIFEDARKSGYVRVRADGSIYDLTEEIRLDKNKKHNIEVVVDRLVIKEDMARRLTDSVEIAANLSGGLVVVNIVGEDRDILFSQNYACEDCGISIEELSPRMFSFNNPFGACPTCTGLGAQLKVDPALIIPNPGLSILEGAITASGWNNVKSDSISRMYFEALAQKYKFKLNTPVKDLPPEVLDVILYGTKGEKLKLTYDRANGQGTLYQAFEGVVNNLERRYRETQSDGMRRELEECMTERPCPDCGGKRLRKEALAVTVGGISIYAFCQKPVTEALAFVDALELSAQKMLIAARILKEIKSRLGFLQSVGLQYLTLNRAAASLSGGESQRIRLATQIGSSLMGVLYILDEPSIGLHQRDNDKLLATLKHLRDLGNTLLVVEHDEDTMRQADYIVDIGPGAGVHGGQVVACGTAEEVMNTPGSITGDYLSGRKTIPVPAQRRAGNGHTLTIRGAAENNLRHVDVSIPLGTFTCVTGVSGSGKSSLINEILYKRLGADLNRVKVRPGKHDSIEGEEFLDKVINIDQSPIGRTPRSNPATYTGLFNDIRDLFATTADAKARGYGPGRFSFNVRGGRCEACAGDGLIKIEMHFLPDIYVPCEVCKGKRYNRETLEVRYKGKNIYEVLEMTVEEALGFFEHLPRLYNKLQTLYEVGLSYVKLGQPSTELSGGEAQRVKLATELAKRSTGKTIYILDEPTTGLHTADVHKLIEVLQKLVDAGNSVVVIEHNLDVIKTADHIIDLGPEGGDGGGGIVCTGTPEEVAQCSASYTGRYLKRML encoded by the coding sequence ATGCTCGACCACATTTCCGTCAAGGGCGCCCGCGCCAACAACCTGAAAAACATCGACGTGACCATCCCCAGGGACAAGCTGGTGGTGCTGACCGGCCTGTCCGGCTCGGGCAAGTCCTCCCTGGCCTTTGACACCATCTACGCCGAGGGGCAGCGCCGCTACGTGGAGTCCCTGTCCTCCTATGCCCGGATGTTCCTGGGCCAGATGGAGAAGCCCGACGTGGACTACATCGACGGCCTCTCCCCCGCCATCTCCATCGACCAGAAGACCACCTCCAAAAACCCCCGCTCCACCGTGGGCACCGTCACCGAGATCTACGACTACCTCCGCCTGCTGTGGGCCCGGGTGGGCACTCCCCACTGTCCCAAGTGCGGCAAGGAGATCCGGCAGCAGACCGTGGACCAGATCATCGACCAGGTGATGGCCCTGCCCCCGGCCACCCGCATCCAGGTCATGGCCCCCGTCATCCGGGGCAAGAAGGGCGAGCACCTGAAGATCTTCGAGGACGCCCGCAAGTCCGGCTACGTCCGGGTGCGGGCCGACGGGTCCATCTACGACCTGACGGAGGAGATCCGGCTGGATAAGAATAAAAAGCACAACATCGAGGTGGTGGTGGACCGCCTGGTCATCAAGGAGGACATGGCCCGCCGCCTCACCGACTCGGTGGAGATCGCCGCCAACCTGTCCGGCGGCCTGGTGGTGGTCAACATCGTGGGGGAGGACCGGGACATCCTCTTCTCCCAGAACTACGCCTGCGAGGACTGCGGCATCTCCATCGAGGAGCTCTCCCCCCGGATGTTCTCCTTCAACAACCCCTTTGGGGCCTGCCCCACCTGCACCGGCCTGGGGGCTCAGCTCAAGGTGGACCCGGCCCTCATCATCCCCAACCCCGGTCTCTCCATTCTGGAGGGGGCCATCACCGCCTCGGGCTGGAACAACGTCAAGTCCGACTCCATCTCCCGCATGTATTTCGAGGCCCTGGCCCAGAAGTACAAATTCAAGCTGAACACCCCGGTGAAGGACCTGCCGCCGGAGGTGCTGGACGTCATTCTGTACGGCACCAAGGGGGAGAAGCTGAAGCTGACCTACGACCGGGCCAACGGCCAGGGGACGCTGTACCAGGCCTTCGAGGGCGTGGTGAACAACCTGGAGCGCCGCTACCGGGAGACCCAGTCCGACGGGATGCGCCGGGAGCTGGAGGAGTGCATGACCGAGCGGCCCTGTCCCGACTGCGGCGGCAAACGGCTGCGGAAGGAGGCCCTGGCGGTCACCGTGGGGGGCATCAGCATCTACGCGTTCTGCCAGAAGCCGGTGACCGAGGCCCTGGCCTTCGTGGACGCGCTGGAGCTCTCTGCCCAGAAGATGCTCATCGCCGCGCGCATTTTGAAGGAGATCAAGAGCCGGCTGGGCTTTCTCCAGTCGGTGGGCCTACAGTACCTGACCCTGAACCGGGCGGCCGCCTCCCTGTCCGGCGGCGAGAGCCAGCGCATCCGCCTGGCTACCCAGATCGGCTCCTCTCTGATGGGGGTGCTGTATATCTTGGACGAGCCCTCCATCGGCCTGCACCAGCGGGACAACGACAAGCTGCTGGCCACCCTCAAGCACCTGCGGGACCTGGGCAACACCCTTCTGGTGGTGGAGCACGACGAGGACACCATGCGCCAGGCCGACTATATCGTGGACATCGGCCCCGGGGCCGGGGTCCACGGCGGACAGGTGGTGGCCTGCGGCACCGCCGAGGAGGTCATGAACACCCCCGGCTCCATCACCGGCGACTACCTGTCCGGGCGCAAAACGATTCCCGTCCCTGCCCAGCGGCGGGCGGGCAACGGCCACACGCTCACCATCCGGGGGGCGGCGGAAAACAACCTGCGGCACGTGGACGTTTCCATTCCCCTAGGCACCTTCACCTGCGTCACCGGCGTGTCCGGCTCGGGCAAGTCCTCCCTCATCAACGAGATCCTCTACAAAAGGCTGGGGGCCGACCTGAACCGGGTCAAGGTCCGCCCGGGCAAGCACGACTCCATCGAGGGCGAGGAGTTTTTGGACAAGGTCATCAACATCGACCAGTCCCCCATCGGCCGCACCCCCCGGTCCAACCCGGCCACCTACACCGGGCTGTTCAACGACATTCGGGACCTGTTCGCCACCACGGCCGACGCCAAGGCCCGCGGCTATGGGCCCGGCCGGTTCTCCTTCAACGTCCGAGGCGGCCGGTGCGAGGCCTGCGCCGGCGACGGCCTCATTAAGATCGAGATGCACTTCCTCCCCGATATCTATGTGCCCTGCGAGGTCTGCAAGGGCAAGCGCTACAACCGGGAGACCCTGGAGGTGCGCTACAAGGGCAAGAACATCTATGAGGTGCTGGAGATGACGGTGGAGGAGGCCCTGGGCTTCTTCGAGCACCTGCCCAGGCTGTACAACAAGCTCCAGACCCTGTACGAGGTGGGCCTGAGCTACGTCAAGCTGGGTCAGCCCTCCACCGAGCTGTCCGGCGGCGAGGCCCAGCGGGTCAAGCTGGCCACCGAGCTGGCCAAGCGCTCCACGGGTAAGACCATCTATATTCTGGACGAGCCCACCACCGGCCTGCACACCGCCGACGTCCACAAGCTCATCGAGGTGCTCCAGAAGCTGGTGGACGCGGGCAACAGCGTGGTGGTCATCGAGCACAATCTGGACGTCATCAAGACGGCGGATCATATTATCGACCTGGGCCCCGAGGGCGGCGACGGCGGCGGCGGCATCGTCTGCACCGGCACCCCCGAGGAGGTGGCCCAGTGCAGCGCCTCCTACACCGGCCGCTACCTCAAGCGCATGCTGTAG
- a CDS encoding COG2426 family protein, with protein sequence MDFAQWLTENPAGELFYTFLIAMLPVVELRGAIPVGVGMLGRSALPSVYLAAVLGNMLPVPFIIVYIRRIFQWLRRRSRRLDGLVTRLETKAHLKGRMVTRYKYLGLCILVAIPLPGTGAWTGALVAAFLDMRLRSAVPAIFLGVVIAGILVSLVTGGVIAAFF encoded by the coding sequence TTGGATTTTGCACAGTGGCTGACGGAAAATCCCGCCGGCGAGCTTTTCTATACCTTTCTCATCGCCATGCTCCCGGTGGTGGAGCTGCGGGGCGCCATTCCCGTGGGCGTGGGGATGCTGGGGCGCAGCGCCCTGCCCTCGGTGTACCTGGCCGCCGTGCTGGGCAACATGCTCCCCGTACCCTTCATCATCGTCTATATCCGCCGCATCTTCCAGTGGCTGCGCAGGCGCAGCCGCCGCCTGGACGGCCTGGTGACCCGTCTGGAGACCAAAGCCCACCTGAAGGGCCGGATGGTCACTCGGTACAAGTACCTGGGGCTTTGCATCCTGGTGGCCATTCCTCTGCCCGGCACCGGGGCCTGGACCGGAGCTCTGGTGGCCGCCTTCTTGGATATGCGGCTGCGCAGCGCCGTGCCCGCTATTTTCCTGGGCGTGGTCATCGCCGGGATTCTGGTATCCCTGGTCACCGGCGGCGTGATCGCGGCATTTTTTTAA